TGCTCGATCTCATGGCCGAAACCGATACGCTGGACGAGGCGTCCATCTCCCGCATGCAGGCCATGAAGACCGGTGCGCTGATCGCCTTCGCCTGCGAAGCCGGCGCCGTGCTGATGGATGCCTCGCCGGCCGACCGCGCGCGGCTGCGCCGCTTCGGCGAAGTGGTCGGGCTCGCCTTCCAGCTTGCCGACGACCTTCTGGACGAGACGGCGGATGCGGCGACGCTGGGCAAGGCCGCCGGCAAGGACAGGGACAGGGGCAAGAAGACGCTGCCAGCGTTGCATGGGCTGCAGTGGACGCGCGATCGCCTTTCAAGCCTGGTGTCGGAGGCGGAAGAGCTTTTATCACCCTTCGGCAAGGCAGGCGCCACCCTCTGCGAGACCGCCCGTTTCATTGCCGGGCGCGACCGCTGAAGCGTCAGTTGCGCAGCACGACGCAGGCGCCGCCATCGCCGCGAAGGCGGGTGCAGATGGCATTGGCCTGTGCCCGGCTGTCGGCACCCACGCGCACCGCGGTGATGCGACGTGGGCCGGAAGCCGGGCGGGCGCGCATCAGGATCGGATCGACCCCGCCCAGCACGGACGGGTGGGCGTCCTGCAGCCGCCGATACATTCGCAGCGCGATGGCCTCGTTGACATGGCCGGCCACCTGCACGCCCCACGGCCGCATCGGCGCGCTTTCCGCCAGCGCGAAGACCGCGCGCGTCTCCATGATCGGCAGCCGCCGGCACGATTCCTCGAAGGACAGGTCCGCGTCCAGGGGCCTCGCCTCGAAGTCGCGGCCCACCTCGTCCCGAAACCAGGATGCAGGATAGGCGGTGATCGACAGGACATAGTCTTCCGTCTCGAAGGGAAGCCGGCCGCCCGACCGCATCCAGCGCTTCACCCGGTTGATGCCGCCATT
This genomic window from Aureimonas sp. OT7 contains:
- a CDS encoding transglycosylase SLT domain-containing protein → MRWLRLLPVAATVWALAAVGTLAEEPEADSLVGAICDLIADNAVEAGMSPDFFARLIWKESRFDAGAISPVGARGIAQFMPYTAAERGLEDPFDPKQAIPHSAGYLRDLKAELGSWGLAAAAYNGGINRVKRWMRSGGRLPFETEDYVLSITAYPASWFRDEVGRDFEARPLDADLSFEESCRRLPIMETRAVFALAESAPMRPWGVQVAGHVNEAIALRMYRRLQDAHPSVLGGVDPILMRARPASGPRRITAVRVGADSRAQANAICTRLRGDGGACVVLRN